The Silene latifolia isolate original U9 population chromosome X, ASM4854445v1, whole genome shotgun sequence genome contains the following window.
GATTAGGATTATTTAATAAGAATACTCTAAACTATTGGTGTTTTTCTCAAAATACTCTAAACTTCAATTTAACTCACAATTTACCATACAATTGACCCCCTCTTCTTATAATATTCGGATGACCAGCTACCTCTTTAGCAAGTCAATCCCACCTTCTCCTTACAAACTAACCCATTACCTACCTAACCTTTATCCATCAGATTACCATccctaacaaccaccaccagTCCAGGCCACCACCATCCACCATAACCACAATCACCTGATTACATTCACCTGTATTTTACTCTTTTTATACAATAtcccttctttcttcatttctacatttaaaaaaaatccaacaaaattTTCACATTTACAAGTAAACAAACAGCTCCCACTGTAAATCAATCTTCGTTGATCTAATTTTAGACAAATTATTAGCCTCTAAACTCTTCAAATCTCTCTTTTTCAAGCATAATAAGATAAATCAATGAACCACCGCCTGGGTTAATCAAAAAATTCTTAATTACCCTTTTTTGGGTGAAATTTCACTCATTTTTTCAAAGATGTTTGTTACTTGTGTGATAAAGTATGGATTTTTTGAATAATGGATTGGTTTGTTATACATTTTTGAGGATTATTTTTAATGGGTTAAATGTTGAACATTTGGGTACCTTGAATGATAGCTTGAAATGATTTTAAATTCACAGAAAAAGATGCAAGGTTTGCCCAGATTTTGAAGCGAGAGTGACCATATACCAGCGAGCTTGAAGCGAGATTGATCGGATTTCAGCGAAGGCCTTATTTTATGTTAGTTTGCTCAAGTTTGTTTAGTTATTTGTTGAGCTAATTGGATATGGTCCCGGTTTTAATTtgggtatttttttttttcaagatcTGATTTGGGAGAAGAATTGTGGTGTATTGTTTTAATGGTAAAGGCTAGATTAAGGGAAAAAGATGGATTTAATGGAGGGTGGCGTTTTAAAAAGTGGGGTAGACTTGGGAGGAATATGAAGGGTGGttagagggagaagaagaaggtGGAACCCACACTTACTTTTACCTGCTATTATAGGTTGATAAAGAGGCAGTTCTAGTAAAAGAGAAAGGACAACATAGTTCGGTATAACGGTAGTTAAAATACACTCTGGAGTATTTTGAGAATTACTCCAATAGTTTGAACTATTCTCATTAAATGAACTCGCCGACAAAGATTAGGATCGCAAGTCTAAAGGAACTCTCACTAGTAGAAGTCAATCCTTGTCAAATCCCCAATTGATAATCATAGAGGGATAATTATTGAGAGAGATTAGGTAGATGAGTGTTTGAGAGAGTTTTGGGGTTTCTAGGCAGTTAAGAAGATcttaaagaagagaaatgaaatgACCCATTGGCCCAAATCTGTATTTATACCTCGATTCCCGTGCCCGCAAAACTCGACTCGACCGAGTACATCGaccaactcggtcgagtagatgtGTCCATCGGTCGAGTCCCTCTAAAAGGACTCCAAACGAGAAATAGTTCACTATATACGGACTAGGACACACTTCCTATGGTTTTCACCCTAATCGGGACAGATATCAGTCTCGGAAAGGGTGGGCATTACAAACACATCCCCGATCGTATACGTAGAAGACGATGATCAAGGCAGGGAACTGAAGTAAACTGAGAAAAAAGGGAATAAGAGAAAGACAAACCCACACCTTGAACAACCAAAAAACGCCATGAAAATGATTTCCAGTGTCAAGAAGGATCGGATGTGGGAagacgagaaaaaaaaaagatcaagTGATTGAATATATATTAGGTAAAACTGAttaatactccctcatattcagcctaatgttcccctttctctaatatatgtgaggagtgtTATAATGAAAGGAAAACATTAGacagaataagagggagtattgaAAAGCGAGAGATCGCAGGAGATTGGCCTTGGACGGGGCCAGATATGACAATTCGGAGGCCTAGTGCGAGAAAGCAATTTGGGGGCCTTTTCATGAAAAAAGAAATAGTTTTGCGTCTTGATACAAGcatcaaataataaaaataagcaTTAGGTTTCATCTAAGATATTTTATTATTCCATTTTTAGAGACAAAACCTTTATTACCTTCAACATTTATAGTTCTACTTACCATATTCTTTCCAATTCTTAATATtatatgaatttttttttgaaagaaaccGTCTAACGGGATTAAGCATTTGCAATTAAATCGGCTTTCGCAATATCCACGATGCGGCAAGGAATAGTCCAGGCATCAAAGAAATTACTTCCACCCAAGTTACATGAATGAGCCAAAGCATGAGCGGCCCGATTATACTTCCTACTAATATGTGACCATCGAACTGAATGAAAATTATTACAAAGCGATAAAATTTCGTAAATGACTATATGGAAATCACTTCTTCCAGCTTGACGACTCTGCAGCGCATCGATCACTTCCCAACAATCTCCTTCCATGTATATATCCCTATGTTTCATTCGTCTTACTAGCTTTAATCCTTGTAGAATTGCTTCCGCTTCCGTTGTTCTTACCTCAAACTCCGTTCCACGTCTTTCCTCCCATCCCCACAGCACATCCCCTTCCGCATCTCAACAAATCACCCCAATACCCATCCCTTCCCCCTTCTTCACTCTTGCATCTACACTAATCTGCACACCCCCTTGGCACGGCCCCCTACTCTATTCTCCCTCGCCGCACCTGCCTTCACATAAGTTGCCTCACCTCCTTTCCCCACGTCTTGTTGCGGCTCCTCCATTTCCTTCAACAAATCCGTCACCCGCTTCACAACCTTCTCCACCCTCGGTTCCTCCTGTTTAAACACGACATGGTTTCTCCTTTCCCACACCGCCCAAACGTCAGTAATAAACCTCTACATCTCGCAAGCCTCCAATTCTCTCAACACATCCTCCACCCACTCCTTCACCCTCTCATACCCCATCGTTGCTCTTAACTCCAGCCCAAACCCAGCCTATATCTCATTTGTCCCTCCGCAACCCCGAGCAAGGTGAAGACACGTCTCCACCTCGCTCAGCCAAATCGGACAAGCCACGTTTAATGACTTTATTCGGGAAGCTATATGGTGCTTTGTAGTTATGGCATCGTTACAAAATAGCCAAAAGAAAATCTCGATATGTGGTAATGTCCGAGAACTTCAAATTCTCTTCCATAACCACATATCATGACGAGAATCCGACTGCCCTTCCTCTTGCCCACTGTTCCCCATAAGCTCCTTATACGCAGATTTAACCGTGTGGtagctcaattttttttattagaaGAATATATATGGTGAAATTTCAATTATTTCACCCTCAATTGGTTTGGAAACTCGATAATATTTTCAGGGGAGGAAGTAGGTCTGGAAAATGGGTCGGATTTAGGTCGGGTCAATTTCGGATTTGCTGGTTGCGGCTCAGGTCGGGTTATTTTgggttcgggtcattttcgggtcaactattatcaagttattcATGGATAATAATCCTTTCGCAATACTAAACATTTGGGTCAGGTTATAACGAGTCGGGTCAATTCGAATTTTTGGTTCAAGTTTTGAATGTCGAATCGAGTTATTCGATACAGGTCAATTTTATCAGGTCTATGCATGTAATCTATTTCATCTCTAAACATACAATTATGGAATATACAATTATTCCCACACTAAATTTAAATTTAAGGGAGTAAAATGCTTAGACTAATTGAATATTTGATGGCTAAATAATGTTAACATATATATTTTATTTGGGTCATGGATGGATGACGGGTGAGATTATTTTTCATCCAACCCACATCCACCCATTATTCATCCATTATCCATTTAAGTAGGGTTTTCATCCATGTTTTTAAGGTTGCTTTTGATTAGGTgtggatgattttttttttttggctaaaATGTAAGCATTTCCATTGATATAGCAAATTTTACAAGACAATTTTCCTTCACCTTACATTTTAGTGCATAATTGCATCTTAGACAACCACATAGAGTCTCTATGAGAAACTCCATGGTATTTACAATGAACAAACTTGTTTTTGATTGTCATCTGAATTTGTTTCACTATTACATCAGGTCTAGTAACACAATTCTTCAATCTTGCTTCATTCCTTTGTATCCAAAGAGCATATCAGCACGCCATGACAGCTGCAGTAGTAACACTCTTTCTGGTTTTGCTCCATATTCTGTTGGCAATAGAAACCAGACTGCTCATTTTACTAATATCAGCTGATAACCGTTTTCCAACCTGCTGCAGCACTGCCTGACTGAACATACAATCAGAAAATAGATGCTCATGTGTTTCAGTTTATTGCAGACAGATATAACATAAATCATCTGCACCATTCTGAAACTACATCAGCTTATCCTTCACCACTAATCCCTGATGAGCTATGATCCATGCAATGAAGGAGTGCTTAGGCACTGTCATAGGGCACTAGACAGCCCTATGCCAAGGAACCTGATTCTGGTTGACTCTGATCCATTCATAACAACTCTTGACTATATAATCCTTCACACCAATAGTCCACTGACCATCAATAAAACCTTCCATAATAATATCCCTGTCACTGTAGATTTTCCTCCAGTACCAACTAACATTACAAGAAGAAGAATATTCTGACCATGAAGAACCTTTTAAATATATATGATTCACCCATTGGACCCAAAGTTTGTCTGGTTTAACAGCTAACCACCATACCAGTTTTCCAACCATTGCAACATTCCACAGCTGACTTTGTTTCAATCTTAGACCCCCTTCCATTTTAGGCACACAGATTTTCTGCCACCCAATTAGAGGATATCTATTATATTCAGTGCCTCTTTCCCACAAGAAGTTCCTACAGATAGCATCAACTCAGTTGAAGACTCCTTTGGGTAAGACAAACATAGCAGCCCAGTAATTATGCATAGTGGACAACACAGAGGACACCAATAATAATCTCCCTGCATAGGATAATTTTTTTGCTCCTAAACTTCTGATTCTCTCCACTATTTTATCAATTAAGACTCCAAAATCCTTCTTTTTTAACCTTCCTGTTGTTATGGGGACTCCAAAATATTTAAAAGGAAGCTTTCCTTCCAAAAAACCAGAGACTGCCATAATATCCTTCTTTAGACCAGTGCTAACTCCATTAAAATAAGCACAGGACTTCTGAACATTCATTTTTAAACCAGAAGCTTTAGAAAAAGCAGAATAGGCTCTCAAAAAAATCATTATTGAGTGTGCATTCCCTTTGCAGAACAACAACAAATCATCAGCAAATATTAGATGTGTCAATTTCAGTTGTTTGCATAAAGGATGATAGTTGAAATGAAGTTTCTCTGTAGCACACTTTAGAATTCTACTCAAGTACTCCATGCTCAATATAAATAAGAGAGAGGATAtggtgtaacaccccaagagtttGAGAGGAGATTTGTCCCACATCGTGAAAGTAaagaggttgtgatatgtttataaaagATTTCACCCActacttagtaacaaggccttgtgcttttgagcttaagtgaggacaaataataggCCCAAAGATATACAtctcatcttattggggttgtgttacgacggtggtgggACGGGTTGTTATACATAGGATCACCCTGCCTAAGGCCTCTTTTGCCAGGAAAGAAGCCAAAAATCTCCCCATTAAGAGCAATTGAGAAAGAAGCACCAGTGACACACTCCATAATCAATTCTCTGAAGACCACAAGGAACTTGAAAGCAGTTAAAAGCTCTCTTAAGAATTTCCTACTGACATAATCATATGCCTTCATTAAATCCGTCTTGAACATACACCTAGGTGAGCAAGCTTGTCTATTATATAGCCTACCAAGATCTTGACACACTAAGATGTTTTCAATAATACTTCTACCCTTGATGAATCCACGCCTGGTTTAAGCTAATAATCTGGTAAAATATCAGCCAGTCTTGCACAGAGTAGCTTAGAAACACATTTATACAACACATTGCAACAAGAAATGGGTCTAAATTGATTAAAATGGGTGGGCATCTTACTCTTAGAGATAAGGGTAAGGATGGTGGCATTCAGTTGCTTGAGTAGTTTACCAGTTTAAAACACATCTTGTATAGCAGCATACACCTCATCCCCAATGATGCTCCAAGAGTCTTTATAAAAGGCACTAGAGTACCCATCAGGGTCAGGGGCCTTGTGGCCAGGAATAGAAAAAATAGATGCCTTTATCTCCTTATAAGTAACAGGCTTGAGTAAGGTAAAAACATGATCAGCACTACATACAGTGCATGTCCTTATAATTTTTTCATTCACAGAGACTGTATTAATCTCAGTCCCTAAAAGCTGAATATAGTACTGTAAAAAAGCTTCCTGAATTTTTTGGGGATCATAATGCTGCAAACCATTAATATCTTTGATAGATATTACCTGATTCCTCAAAAATTTACTTTAATTAACACCATGAAAGTATTTAGAGTTGCAGTCTCCATCCTTGATCCAAGCTACTTTGGCTTTTTGTCTTAAGAAATTAGTACAAGCTTCTTGCAATTCTTTATATTCAGTAATAGCTTCTATTTCTTTATCATACCAGTATGTATCCCTTGGATTAAGAGCTAGCTGAGTCTGAATATACTCAAGATTCTTCAAAGCCATCATTGAACTATTCTCAATATCACATAAATATTCCTTATTATAATTCCTGAACTTGCTTTTCAGCTGTTTGAGCTTTGACACTAAGCAAAACATTTTTGTCCCCTTAACATAAGTCTTCCACCAGCTACTAAGGTTATTGATGTAGTGAGAATGCTTCCCCCACATATTATAATACTTAAATGGCTTCATATGGTGCATACTTTGAATGCTACTCTTCACTATACAAGGTGTATGATCAAAATTTCCTTCTGGCAAGAAGTGAGCATATATGTCCTTCATCTGATCACCCCATTCACCATTAATTAACACCCTATCCAATCTACTATATACCCTAGTAGCAATATCctgcttgttattccaagtgAATAAGGAGCCAACCGCAGGTGTAATACTACGAATTTTAAAGGccggtactcaaccgagtatggcctactcggtcgagtagtgtgggTCGTGTAGTCAGTTTGGCTACTGccaaggaacactcggccgagtatgatgaatactcgaccgagtagaggatactcggctgagtatactctatactcgaccgagtatctggtctggcgagtaatattttagcggtttgattcgggtgtaattagaggttatataatttcgataaccagtttctaaacatcattttacaaaacctaatcaaacgtatgacgctctaatcactcccaatcTCTCCTCTTTGTATGTGTGGATAATCTCAGCAATCGCATTCAATCCTTCAtcctttcgtcggtaagtctttattcctATGTTTGTTcatgattaattctagggtttgtctttaattatgaatgtgggggaaatggggttttgcatatagtgtttgcgttatgtgattgttgattatcattgttgtaggtgacgatgtggtatttgttatgcatattgtatgattgattgcaacatagcggattgcgaaaagtagggtttctcctactcagtactgttaattgattaagattgtatttgtttcataattgttgttatatgctgatcatcggaggatgggtgttgtggtgacggtgacGGTGTTggtattggtgtggttgtgttgtgacggttatggtgttgtgacagctgtgatgctgtgtgtatgtgtgtgattatggtggagtcacttgcgggagtggcttcacaccctagttcgccctccgtggaacccgccacgggaggggatgtgcacactaagggacagggattgttagtcgctcgttgatgagctggactaggtggggatgggctgcggtcacccactggcggagtggattacctgttgcgatgggtaatctggcagggctacacacttcggtgtgtagtcggttactacggaggatgatcagccggttacattatttgtttgtcttatcttgattgaatggtattgaccccgtgttgttgttttgtaaaacctgcggtgatccattcagggttGGTGAGCAGagtatgacaggtaatgcagatgtttagctatgggacagtcatggggagtcatcacttcgagtctagcttccactgttacgagtttagctgtctttgatttcagttgtttTGACGCccttacacttttattttgagttggtctgagataatgtaatcgttaaactctcTATACTTTAGTAtagttgttttggattgttgcttttgatatagtaacctcgggcaaccgagatggtaaaagcttctcatgctagggtagtccttggtaaggtaccttggtatgagaggtgttacaaagtggtatcagagccgacgatccCGGCACCTAAAGCTAATGAAcacaatgaacttagggagtctaaataaaatgaacccgggaagagttgtttggagctgccgcaaagacttggggacgtcccgaagtcgcattaaggcccttacgatctcaagccggtcacttGGGGGGGGGGGAagtgttgtatgtttgagtcatgtgtgtgtaatacttgtaacttgagcCTTGTGAAGTGGTTGGATGACATGGTaaaagtgttggaacatggtagtaTATGAAAGGTGGATTTTGAATTCGCATATGATAGATCTTGAGCCTGAAGTATAATGAGCATGAtgaatggtagtggtacatgtataAATgagcatgatgatgttaatgcttGGTTTATTGGTAGTAACATATCACTAAGGGCatgcgtatatatatatatatatatatatatatatatatatatatatatatatatatatatatatatatatatatatatatatatatatatatatatatatatatatatatatatatatatgaatgttgtgtttaattttcatgtgagtatgataagagttcaatTATTTACTtctttcttgaagtattgagttgttgttgttgccttatgcatgttcaaattgttttggtttagaaaatttgatttgtatgaagatcgattaccgaaggggttgtcttaaaactgttataAGTTGAGTTCTAGAAATTATATTGCTGTAATTTCAATTGGGGGTTATAGCTTGTCTTCttatgattctaacgataggtcacacgcccagattgaccaagtaacgagtgagatatgactgttttacgaaacctGGACGGTGGTGAGAACTGCgacgatactcgaccgagtagccctactcggccgagtatcttttatactcgaccgagtattccatattcggccgagtaatcgcTCTGTGATAATTCTGTTTGGCTTATGAAGTCgttaactcggccgagtactctcattactcgaccgaataccctgtactc
Protein-coding sequences here:
- the LOC141616995 gene encoding uncharacterized protein LOC141616995 yields the protein MKAYDYVSRKFLRELLTAFKFLVVFRELIMECVTGASFSIALNGEIFGFFPGKRGLRQGNAHSIMIFLRAYSAFSKASGLKMNVQKSCAYFNGVSTGLKKDIMAVSGFLEGKLPFKYFGVPITTGRNFLWERGTEYNRYPLIGWQKICVPKMEGGLRLKQSQLWNVAMVGKLVWWLAVKPDKLWVQWVNHIYLKGSSWSEYSSSCNVSWYWRKIYSDRDIIMEGFIDGQWTIGVKDYIVKSCYEWIRVNQNQVPWHRAV
- the LOC141616997 gene encoding uncharacterized protein LOC141616997, which encodes MLVKRTTTYILEEAKKEVEAANKNADEARKDAEAAKKEAEATRNEVDEKIAANNKIWEEKFAQLLKDIATRVYSRLDRVLINGEWGDQMKDIYAHFLPEGNFDHTPCIVKSSIQSMHHMKPFKYYNMWGKHSHYINNLSSWWKTYVKGTKMFCLVSKLKQLKSKFRNYNKEYLCDIENSSMMALKNLEYIQTQLALNPRDTYWYDKEIEAITEYKELQEACTNFLRQKAKVISIKDINGLQHYDPQKIQEAFLQYYIQLLGTEINTVSVNEKIIRTCTVCSADHVFTLLKPVTYKEIKASIFSIPGHKAPDPDGYSSAFYKDSWSIIGDEVYAAIQDVF